The Enterococcus sp. 7F3_DIV0205 genome has a window encoding:
- a CDS encoding winged helix-turn-helix transcriptional regulator → MTKRKIHDCLDGCSVESTLQLISGKWKSVLLYHLIFEGAYRYSELQRFIPGVTKRMLSLQLKDLETDGLISRTVIQEKPIAVSYSVTEYGRSLAPVIESMYLWGNSFNSRHLNTQ, encoded by the coding sequence ATGACAAAGCGAAAAATTCATGATTGTTTAGATGGCTGTTCTGTAGAGTCGACCTTACAGCTCATTTCAGGTAAATGGAAGAGCGTGTTGTTGTACCATTTAATTTTTGAAGGAGCTTATCGTTACAGCGAATTACAACGCTTTATACCCGGAGTCACCAAAAGGATGTTATCTTTGCAATTAAAAGATTTAGAAACAGACGGACTAATCAGTCGGACAGTCATACAGGAAAAACCTATAGCCGTAAGCTATTCAGTAACTGAGTACGGTAGAAGCTTGGCTCCTGTGATAGAATCGATGTACCTTTGGGGCAATTCGTTTAATTCCCGTCACTTAAATACACAATAA
- a CDS encoding NAD(P)H-dependent oxidoreductase, translating to MNRTKKEKRQEILIAFEHRHATKAFDPSKKIPTEDWETILEAARLSPSSFGYEPWSFLLIENTQIKEDLKEFSWGAVNSLNGASHFVIALARKNVTAESPHVKHMVENVFGLPFSADAPQTQMFKQFQAKDFDLNSERSLFDWASKQTYIALANMMTTAALLEIDSCPIEGFNRADVETYLSKKGLLDTNEFGVSYMLGLGYRTKEIPLKKRQTTDEILTVVE from the coding sequence ATGAATAGAACAAAGAAGGAAAAACGACAAGAAATTTTAATAGCTTTTGAACATCGCCATGCTACAAAAGCTTTTGATCCATCTAAAAAAATTCCAACAGAAGATTGGGAAACCATTTTAGAAGCTGCACGCCTATCCCCAAGCTCATTTGGATATGAACCTTGGTCTTTTTTACTAATAGAAAATACCCAAATAAAAGAGGACTTGAAAGAATTTTCGTGGGGAGCCGTTAACAGCTTAAATGGGGCTAGTCATTTCGTCATCGCTTTGGCACGTAAAAATGTTACAGCCGAAAGCCCACACGTAAAACATATGGTAGAGAATGTGTTTGGTCTCCCATTTTCAGCAGACGCTCCACAAACTCAAATGTTCAAACAGTTTCAGGCAAAAGATTTTGATTTAAACAGTGAACGTTCGTTGTTTGATTGGGCTTCTAAACAAACGTATATCGCATTAGCTAATATGATGACAACTGCTGCTTTACTAGAAATTGATAGTTGTCCGATTGAAGGATTTAATCGCGCTGATGTAGAAACTTACTTGAGTAAAAAAGGACTGTTGGATACAAATGAATTCGGTGTTTCTTATATGCTTGGACTTGGTTATCGTACAAAAGAAATACCACTGAAAAAACGCCAAACGACTGATGAAATTCTGACAGTTGTCGAATAA